A stretch of the Sulfolobus acidocaldarius SUSAZ genome encodes the following:
- a CDS encoding acyl-CoA thioester hydrolase — translation MRISETKVSSIKIIHYEHINYLGRLHGGVMLNFLVDTGMMSAIRVAKGLAVIASLDDVIFKKPISLGDNIAVEAEAEYVGNSSVEVSMRALRDEETLVEATGTYVKIDDLFKPIIIENKLIADTEEEKRRMEKAIERRNERQRAIKDRVEKKFDITDPTEGLRFRLSSKIFITPDMTYDGKIISAGKLLKAMDDLGGVLCGRYIKQSEPGTVVTVAVNRMSFYTPIRLGDIVEIRAGIIYVGNTSIETLINVIRIDPKTMMKEHITTGYFTYVRVDSNGKPIRVPSYTPETDVEKKYYDEVLRRKKLITTR, via the coding sequence TTGAGAATATCTGAAACCAAAGTCTCCTCAATAAAAATAATTCATTACGAGCACATAAATTATCTAGGTAGACTGCACGGAGGTGTAATGCTGAACTTTCTAGTGGATACTGGAATGATGTCAGCGATAAGGGTAGCCAAAGGTTTAGCGGTTATAGCATCACTTGACGACGTTATATTTAAGAAACCGATATCATTAGGAGATAACATAGCAGTGGAAGCGGAAGCAGAATATGTGGGCAACTCTTCTGTAGAAGTATCTATGAGAGCCTTAAGAGACGAAGAGACATTGGTCGAAGCAACAGGTACGTACGTAAAAATAGACGATTTATTTAAACCCATAATAATAGAGAACAAGCTGATCGCTGACACGGAAGAGGAGAAGAGAAGAATGGAGAAGGCTATTGAAAGGAGAAATGAGAGACAAAGAGCTATTAAGGATAGGGTTGAAAAGAAGTTTGATATCACTGATCCTACAGAAGGATTGAGATTTAGATTATCGTCAAAGATATTTATCACACCTGACATGACCTATGACGGAAAGATAATTTCTGCTGGAAAATTACTTAAAGCGATGGATGACCTAGGCGGTGTATTATGTGGAAGATACATAAAACAGAGTGAACCTGGAACTGTAGTTACTGTTGCCGTCAATAGAATGAGTTTCTATACACCAATTAGGTTAGGCGATATCGTGGAAATAAGAGCAGGAATAATATATGTAGGAAATACATCAATAGAAACACTGATTAATGTAATTAGGATAGATCCAAAAACTATGATGAAAGAACACATAACAACGGGTTATTTCACTTATGTCAGGGTTGACTCTAATGGAAAACCCATAAGAGTACCTAGCTATACACCAGAAACCGACGTCGAAAAGAAATATTATGATGAAGTTTTAAGAAGAAAGAAACTAATTACTACTAGGTAG
- a CDS encoding creatininase — protein sequence MKILYSSKDDIQDKIALIPIGSLEQHGPHLPMGTDSIIAEEIAKRVEEELNNVVLLFPTVYYTCSMEHEGFPYAGVSYVTFASYMIEILNSISKFSKKAVLVIGHGGVVSVLDVVKRQLNFSNKTFKVYTFTVQEENSEDLHAGTIETSAIKVINPKLVNEDKLKDVNYSFQEGVFDIITTKESNPYGIINKGKVVIDEEKGRMFISKNVEKLKRLILSLTK from the coding sequence ATGAAGATATTGTACTCGAGTAAGGACGATATTCAAGATAAAATAGCTTTGATACCAATAGGTAGTTTAGAACAACACGGACCTCATTTACCTATGGGCACTGATTCTATAATTGCTGAAGAAATAGCTAAAAGAGTTGAAGAAGAGCTGAATAATGTTGTTTTATTATTCCCAACTGTTTATTACACCTGTTCCATGGAACATGAGGGATTTCCATATGCAGGCGTCTCATATGTCACATTCGCTTCTTACATGATCGAAATCCTAAATTCTATTTCAAAATTTTCCAAAAAGGCAGTATTAGTAATAGGACATGGAGGAGTAGTTTCTGTACTAGATGTAGTTAAGAGGCAGTTAAACTTCAGTAACAAAACATTTAAAGTTTACACATTTACAGTTCAGGAAGAAAATTCAGAGGATCTTCATGCAGGCACAATAGAGACATCTGCAATAAAAGTGATTAATCCAAAACTGGTTAATGAAGATAAGTTAAAGGACGTTAATTACTCTTTTCAAGAGGGTGTCTTCGATATTATAACTACTAAAGAGTCAAACCCATACGGAATTATTAATAAGGGAAAAGTAGTTATAGATGAAGAAAAAGGCAGAATGTTTATCAGTAAGAATGTGGAAAAATTAAAAAGACTAATTCTAAGCCTTACAAAATGA
- a CDS encoding phosphomannose isomerase — MSNVYERWKEFYEDAISRDIPGIKTAEKIAYFGIGGSGIPGEVLKLLDLPVEYKLFRSYKVKVDSNTTVVAVSYSGNTAETLAGVKRAQELGVKEIIVITSGGKLKEIAESKGYPLLSLPQGYQTRFIFPYIFTYLVRILNQSTGSSYRVQDLVEGVQDNFTMLSEVSIRIANRITGKVPIFYASDLLPIAERFKQEVNENAKYPAFFSELPEANHNEIELYSSRQGNQFIPIVIPSDKVDEATASLINAELIYPPYQVILKNISSMFLIAGLASVKLASQLNIKAEELRIIPKIREMTFNLLMGG; from the coding sequence GTGAGTAATGTTTACGAGAGGTGGAAAGAGTTTTATGAAGACGCAATTTCTCGTGATATACCAGGCATTAAAACCGCTGAAAAAATAGCTTATTTTGGGATTGGTGGAAGTGGAATACCAGGTGAAGTCTTAAAACTGCTAGACTTACCTGTGGAGTATAAGCTGTTTAGGAGTTATAAGGTAAAGGTTGATTCAAATACTACAGTTGTGGCTGTAAGTTACTCTGGAAACACTGCAGAGACACTTGCTGGGGTAAAGAGGGCTCAAGAATTAGGTGTAAAGGAGATAATAGTCATTACCTCTGGAGGTAAACTAAAGGAGATAGCTGAAAGTAAAGGATATCCTTTATTAAGCTTACCCCAAGGCTATCAGACAAGATTTATTTTTCCGTATATTTTCACATATCTTGTTAGAATCCTTAACCAGAGTACAGGATCTAGCTATAGAGTACAAGATTTAGTTGAAGGAGTACAAGACAATTTCACCATGTTGTCAGAGGTAAGTATACGAATAGCCAATAGAATCACTGGAAAGGTTCCTATATTTTATGCCTCAGATTTACTCCCTATTGCTGAAAGATTTAAACAGGAAGTAAATGAGAATGCTAAGTATCCAGCCTTTTTCTCTGAGTTACCTGAGGCTAACCATAACGAGATAGAACTTTACTCGTCACGACAGGGAAATCAGTTTATACCAATTGTTATTCCCTCTGATAAGGTAGATGAGGCTACAGCTTCTCTGATAAATGCAGAGTTAATTTATCCACCTTATCAGGTTATACTTAAAAACATATCCAGCATGTTTCTAATTGCAGGACTAGCTTCAGTGAAGTTAGCTTCTCAATTGAATATAAAAGCAGAAGAGTTAAGGATAATACCTAAAATAAGAGAAATGACATTCAATTTACTTATGGGTGGTTAA
- a CDS encoding arsenic resistance protein ArsB, whose protein sequence is MEYIALIIGIITYGLIISRSIIRVPLWASMFFGGILMIVTGVITLQEAYSSVNLDVILFLMTLFMFSSALEVSGFLKFLAYKLVSRYKDPKKVLFYILFYAGILSNLVTNDGISSSWTPVVLEASKAMKVDELPFLYALAFGVTIGSVMMPTGNPQNLLILLESNTPFLIFVAILLIPTMINFIISYFVLLLIFRKKLSNITVDDNLGNIQIQNKRLAYSSLILLAITIILFFVLSIYRIDIVLASLVTSSILLLVNKERREIIQKVDWSVIVFFIGLFIFTEGLVKGGIMDALYHIVPLPTNTATIMASSVVLSQILSNVPLVAIYIQEMQKLGAVSILNWLALAAGSTIAGNFTILGAASNVIVSEASESRGGKGFSFLEFMKYALPILAVNFVVLYLFISFVGTILIQLLTAFH, encoded by the coding sequence ATGGAATATATAGCTCTTATAATAGGCATAATAACATACGGATTGATCATTTCAAGGAGTATTATTAGGGTACCTTTATGGGCTTCTATGTTCTTTGGTGGAATCTTAATGATAGTGACAGGAGTAATAACTCTACAAGAAGCTTACTCCAGTGTTAATTTGGATGTAATTCTATTTCTCATGACACTTTTTATGTTCTCGTCAGCGTTAGAAGTATCTGGATTTCTAAAATTTCTTGCTTACAAATTAGTTTCTCGATATAAAGATCCAAAAAAGGTTCTCTTCTATATTCTATTCTACGCTGGAATCCTTTCCAACTTGGTTACAAATGACGGTATATCATCAAGCTGGACACCTGTTGTTCTTGAAGCGTCTAAGGCAATGAAAGTCGATGAGTTACCCTTCCTTTACGCTTTAGCATTTGGGGTAACAATAGGTAGTGTAATGATGCCAACTGGCAATCCTCAGAACTTATTAATATTACTAGAATCCAATACTCCTTTTCTGATATTTGTTGCTATTCTTCTAATACCTACTATGATAAATTTTATCATTTCTTATTTCGTCCTCCTTCTAATTTTTAGAAAAAAACTCTCTAACATTACTGTGGATGATAACCTTGGAAATATTCAGATACAAAACAAAAGATTGGCTTATTCTTCTCTTATTTTATTGGCAATTACTATCATACTATTTTTTGTTTTAAGCATTTATAGAATAGATATAGTACTAGCCTCCCTAGTAACTTCCTCGATCTTATTACTGGTCAATAAAGAAAGAAGAGAAATAATTCAAAAGGTTGATTGGAGTGTAATTGTGTTTTTCATAGGACTGTTCATATTTACTGAAGGTCTGGTAAAGGGCGGAATAATGGATGCTTTGTATCATATAGTTCCATTACCTACTAACACAGCTACCATAATGGCTTCCAGTGTAGTCCTAAGTCAAATACTCAGTAATGTGCCTTTAGTTGCTATATATATACAAGAAATGCAGAAGTTAGGCGCAGTAAGTATATTGAATTGGCTAGCGTTAGCAGCCGGAAGCACTATTGCCGGAAACTTCACTATTTTAGGGGCTGCCAGTAATGTTATAGTCTCTGAAGCTTCAGAAAGCAGAGGAGGAAAAGGCTTTAGCTTCCTAGAATTCATGAAATATGCATTGCCTATATTAGCTGTAAATTTTGTAGTACTTTATCTCTTCATTTCATTTGTTGGGACAATCTTGATACAGCTATTAACCGCATTTCATTAG
- a CDS encoding phosphomethylpyrimidine synthase (catalyzes the formation of 4-amino-2-methyl-5-phosphomethylpyrimidine from 5-amino-1-(5-phospho-D-ribosyl)imidazole and S-adenosyl-L-methionine in thiamine biosynthesis) yields MSIIEEARRGILTDEIKSISKLEKVSPEKVRKRIAEGKIMLLRNVKRPSKKLVPIGKGLMTKININIGTSSEVIDLNMELEKVKISNKWGDTLMDLSTGGDIDEIRRKIIDKSDLPVGTVPVYQAFIQSFKKKSGGAYFSEDELLSIVERQLKDGVAFMTIHAGLTKELAIRALKSDRVIPIVSRGGDMIAGWIIHNGKENPYRTNWKYLLELFKEYDATISLGDALRPGAIADAHDEFQIGELIETTRLVKDAISNGVQVMVEGPGHVPLNEVAWDVKLMKKLTGGVPYYVLGPLVIDVGAPYDHIASSIGAAIASAAGADLLCYLTPAEHLSLPNPKQVEEGAIAYRIAAHAGDIVKLGKKVRKWDNEVSHYRGKLEWDKMIEKLIDPKQAYRVYTQFGEPNVKACTMCGGYCPMMWAMEQVKKIG; encoded by the coding sequence ATGTCCATAATCGAAGAAGCTAGGAGAGGAATATTAACAGATGAAATAAAGAGCATTAGTAAGTTAGAGAAAGTTTCTCCTGAAAAAGTAAGAAAAAGGATAGCTGAAGGTAAAATAATGTTACTTAGAAATGTTAAGAGACCTAGTAAAAAGTTAGTACCCATAGGTAAAGGTCTAATGACTAAGATAAACATCAATATTGGGACATCTAGTGAGGTAATTGATTTAAACATGGAGCTAGAGAAAGTTAAGATATCGAACAAGTGGGGAGATACTTTAATGGACTTATCCACTGGAGGGGACATAGACGAAATAAGGAGAAAAATTATAGATAAAAGCGACCTTCCTGTAGGTACGGTGCCAGTATATCAGGCGTTTATACAGTCCTTCAAGAAGAAAAGCGGAGGAGCTTACTTCAGCGAAGATGAACTTCTAAGTATAGTTGAAAGACAACTGAAAGATGGTGTGGCGTTCATGACAATTCATGCAGGTTTAACAAAAGAACTCGCTATTAGAGCTCTTAAGAGTGATAGAGTTATTCCGATAGTTTCTAGAGGAGGAGATATGATTGCAGGATGGATAATACATAATGGGAAAGAAAATCCATATCGAACTAACTGGAAATATTTATTAGAGCTTTTTAAAGAATATGATGCTACCATATCTCTGGGAGACGCATTAAGACCAGGCGCAATTGCGGACGCTCATGACGAGTTTCAGATAGGGGAGTTAATAGAAACTACTAGACTTGTAAAAGATGCTATTAGTAACGGAGTTCAGGTTATGGTTGAAGGTCCCGGTCACGTTCCATTAAACGAAGTGGCATGGGATGTGAAACTAATGAAAAAGCTAACCGGAGGCGTTCCATACTATGTGTTAGGACCTTTAGTAATTGATGTTGGCGCACCATATGATCATATAGCCTCTTCCATAGGGGCTGCAATAGCCTCAGCTGCGGGAGCAGATCTACTGTGTTATCTTACACCTGCAGAGCATCTCAGTTTACCGAATCCTAAGCAAGTTGAAGAAGGAGCTATAGCATATAGGATAGCAGCTCATGCAGGAGATATAGTGAAATTAGGCAAGAAAGTTAGGAAATGGGATAATGAAGTAAGCCACTACAGGGGTAAACTGGAGTGGGATAAAATGATAGAGAAGCTTATTGATCCTAAGCAGGCTTACAGGGTTTATACTCAGTTTGGTGAACCCAATGTTAAAGCCTGTACTATGTGTGGTGGGTATTGTCCAATGATGTGGGCTATGGAACAGGTTAAGAAGATTGGTTGA
- a CDS encoding translation elongation factor yields MLKGSIITVLASTETDALNVAERLGKRVESSIYYKKFGEHIRSILVPQKLLDQAEALSISSAFYLKMSQITSVEGEFALLAEASGLKGVVLPPEDSSAFEKIFKDLSIVSMVTNEFKETDGDLNDRGYVYVDRAFNVKGVGTVVLGFSLTEVRPHDKLIALPMKKEVEVKSIQVLDEDQEGVLPGVRIGFALKNVKIEDIEGVTALVKPNIKLINSIQGFTKFKWTSDTDSVHVVAGGIKTIGKIDNNIITLKEEIPITVGRAILLNLNAKPKSSRVYGYAEIK; encoded by the coding sequence ATGTTAAAAGGCTCCATAATAACAGTCCTTGCTTCAACAGAGACTGATGCTCTGAATGTAGCTGAAAGATTGGGTAAAAGGGTTGAGTCAAGTATTTACTATAAGAAGTTTGGTGAGCATATCAGATCTATTCTTGTCCCTCAAAAGTTACTCGATCAGGCTGAGGCACTAAGTATATCATCTGCATTTTACTTGAAAATGAGCCAAATAACTTCTGTTGAGGGAGAATTCGCTTTACTAGCAGAGGCTTCAGGATTAAAAGGTGTGGTACTCCCTCCAGAAGATAGTTCTGCATTTGAAAAAATCTTCAAGGATTTATCAATAGTTTCAATGGTTACTAATGAATTTAAGGAAACAGATGGGGATTTGAATGATAGGGGTTATGTTTACGTTGATAGGGCATTTAATGTCAAGGGTGTCGGTACAGTAGTTTTAGGCTTTTCGCTTACAGAAGTTAGACCTCATGACAAGTTGATAGCTTTGCCAATGAAGAAGGAGGTAGAGGTTAAAAGTATACAAGTTTTAGACGAAGATCAGGAAGGGGTTTTGCCAGGTGTTAGAATAGGCTTTGCATTAAAGAATGTAAAGATCGAAGATATAGAAGGGGTAACAGCGTTGGTAAAGCCTAACATTAAGTTGATTAACTCAATTCAAGGATTTACGAAGTTCAAGTGGACTTCAGATACGGATTCAGTTCATGTAGTAGCAGGTGGCATTAAGACAATAGGAAAGATTGATAATAATATCATTACGTTAAAAGAAGAAATCCCTATAACTGTAGGAAGAGCTATCTTATTAAATCTTAATGCTAAGCCTAAGAGTTCTAGGGTATATGGATATGCAGAGATCAAGTAA
- a CDS encoding ATPase AAA, whose protein sequence is MSEDFSMKIKDQIEKAKALAITLGDIIGRVSRGIPSKVDENNTQINVVIDPVTYYKYPFLGKIGVLLGAIDIKTLYFVLLRVIGYERSDVSSLLYPDSPIISNNEIGEEEPGSLISNVIIKCEPLTKVNFLESTEPESADLVVEPQSPVILPRAEVIERSLDTNRGLLRLGYLDNHVGNIKVSISLDDLNYHTLILGTTGAGKTSFVKDVIAGIYSIAELTKVFVFDATGDYYHIFLPPDKTDKNVSQSLTLFESLYPKLSGLNLSIIYPLSRKWIRKYTNGNKDLLSITNAYFKLYVYPMINYLSKKGYKFYHSVSEGRIVVSNSEWKSEVEISPFYFKFDEIKKVLPRLNPYFSEQATQFLKILLKRKGKDYNSLASLTDSLEDYDLDNLSIHKSTKENILRGLYLLRSTGLFDVGVKREPLGRLLTSDRKLLILDLYNSELDDFAQKIVTYYFLDKIFEIREAQMKIGSLKERLVLIIDEAHKFFPSGKGSEEDANYVRKVAGKISSMMRLGRRRKIGFIFSTHNPTDLSDIIVQLANTKIIFRIKPEVAESLGLSKIEAKILSWERNGVAYLISPWLREGKIKIRVPVPPPLGHYDLSKAS, encoded by the coding sequence TTGTCTGAAGATTTTTCAATGAAGATTAAGGACCAGATAGAGAAAGCCAAAGCATTGGCTATTACATTAGGTGATATTATAGGAAGAGTATCACGTGGAATTCCAAGTAAAGTGGATGAAAACAATACACAAATTAATGTAGTTATTGATCCTGTAACTTACTATAAGTACCCTTTTTTGGGAAAGATCGGGGTTTTATTGGGAGCTATTGACATAAAGACTTTGTACTTTGTTCTGCTGAGAGTCATAGGATATGAAAGAAGTGACGTGTCATCATTATTATATCCAGATTCGCCAATAATATCAAATAATGAAATAGGGGAAGAGGAACCAGGTTCCCTAATATCTAACGTAATAATAAAATGCGAACCTCTCACTAAAGTAAATTTTCTGGAGTCAACGGAGCCAGAGTCAGCTGACCTGGTCGTTGAGCCACAATCACCAGTTATTTTGCCTAGAGCAGAGGTAATAGAGAGGTCTCTAGATACCAATAGAGGTCTTTTGAGATTAGGCTACTTAGATAATCACGTAGGCAATATAAAAGTAAGTATCAGCCTAGATGACCTAAACTATCATACACTGATATTGGGAACAACTGGAGCAGGAAAAACATCATTTGTAAAAGACGTAATTGCAGGTATTTACTCAATAGCAGAGCTGACTAAGGTTTTCGTTTTTGATGCAACAGGAGACTATTATCACATTTTTTTACCGCCTGATAAAACAGATAAGAACGTAAGTCAAAGTTTAACCCTTTTCGAGTCTCTTTACCCTAAGTTGTCGGGATTAAATCTCAGTATAATTTACCCTTTATCAAGAAAGTGGATAAGGAAATACACTAACGGAAATAAGGATCTTTTATCAATAACAAATGCATATTTCAAACTTTACGTGTATCCAATGATAAACTACCTGTCCAAAAAAGGATACAAATTTTACCACAGTGTATCTGAGGGAAGAATAGTAGTCTCAAACAGTGAGTGGAAATCTGAGGTCGAAATATCTCCATTTTATTTTAAGTTTGATGAGATAAAGAAAGTTTTACCTAGATTGAATCCTTATTTCTCTGAACAGGCTACCCAATTTCTTAAGATTCTATTAAAGAGAAAGGGAAAAGACTACAATTCTCTGGCTAGCCTCACGGATTCTCTTGAAGATTATGACTTGGATAATTTGAGTATTCACAAAAGCACTAAGGAGAATATATTAAGAGGATTATATTTGCTCAGATCGACAGGTCTATTTGACGTGGGAGTAAAGAGAGAACCTTTAGGAAGACTACTGACATCTGATAGAAAGTTATTAATTCTAGATCTTTATAATAGTGAATTAGATGACTTCGCTCAGAAAATTGTAACTTATTATTTTCTTGATAAAATATTTGAAATAAGGGAGGCTCAGATGAAAATAGGCTCATTAAAGGAAAGGCTTGTATTGATAATTGACGAGGCTCATAAGTTCTTCCCCTCTGGTAAAGGTTCTGAAGAGGACGCAAATTATGTTAGAAAAGTGGCAGGAAAGATATCATCTATGATGAGGCTAGGTAGGAGAAGAAAAATCGGCTTTATATTCTCTACCCATAATCCAACTGATCTATCAGATATAATAGTTCAGTTGGCAAATACAAAAATCATTTTCAGAATAAAGCCAGAGGTAGCAGAATCCTTAGGTTTATCGAAAATAGAAGCTAAAATATTAAGTTGGGAAAGAAATGGAGTAGCTTACTTAATATCCCCATGGTTAAGGGAGGGTAAAATTAAAATACGAGTACCTGTTCCTCCACCATTAGGACATTATGATTTGTCAAAGGCGAGTTAA
- a CDS encoding peptidase A24 — MNLIYLLQIVLTCIMLAHTSYLDIKKREVDLKIWAIYAPLVIFFVFNYPHLNLFLYLYSVITVNLVMYFLYRFSMMGGADLILSIILSLSNATTYPIFFPSLSSEGFEPFLIILYGSIIILLSGLVNLFRNLKYTKGYSLMVRLNLAISAKRIKVKDFLSSKFLFPLTVIDEKGNQNIRTSFDVEEDDEEWRKLYREYVERGLIKEEDYIWVMWGVPVIPFFFIGYLISLVMGFPI, encoded by the coding sequence GTGAATTTGATATATCTACTGCAAATAGTCTTAACTTGCATAATGTTAGCTCATACATCTTATCTTGATATTAAAAAGAGAGAAGTAGACCTAAAAATATGGGCTATCTATGCCCCTCTAGTAATCTTCTTTGTATTCAATTATCCGCATCTTAATCTGTTTCTATATTTATACTCAGTTATAACTGTAAATTTAGTCATGTATTTCTTATACCGTTTCTCGATGATGGGAGGTGCAGATTTAATACTATCCATAATTCTATCTCTCAGTAATGCCACAACATATCCCATATTTTTCCCAAGTCTTTCATCAGAAGGCTTTGAGCCTTTTCTAATCATTTTGTACGGTTCTATAATCATACTCCTATCAGGCTTAGTCAATCTATTCAGGAACTTAAAGTATACAAAAGGTTATTCATTAATGGTAAGATTAAATCTCGCTATTTCTGCGAAGAGGATAAAAGTAAAAGATTTTCTATCTTCAAAATTTTTATTTCCATTAACAGTAATAGACGAAAAGGGAAACCAGAATATTAGAACTAGTTTTGATGTGGAAGAGGATGATGAAGAATGGAGAAAATTATATCGAGAATATGTCGAGAGGGGTTTAATCAAAGAGGAAGATTACATTTGGGTTATGTGGGGTGTTCCAGTGATTCCGTTTTTCTTCATAGGCTATTTAATAAGTCTTGTGATGGGTTTTCCTATATAG
- a CDS encoding CoA disulfide reductase, translating to MEKLVVIGGGAAGMSASSKVRRLKPEMDIEVFESTRFVSHAPCGIPFFIEGLFDDESLFMTYTPEFFKEKRKIDVKTGIKITEIDFSGRTIYGETANKEKIKREYDYLLLSTGAKPKKVETEGNERVFYVHHPADALELRKQLWSLNTVAIIGGGILGLEMVEALVERGKKVILIHKGDYLLNRSLDNELGKIITSIVMKDAEVKLNERLEVIKRGGRLVVTDKGNYEVDGTIVAIGVEPNVDLVKGKLALGDTGAIKVDGHMRTTLKDVYSAGDNTEIINLLTGRPHWVPFAPVANKMGYVAGSNIGGREMTFPGTVNTQVTKYKDYYIARVGLNEEEARKHGFHVISASINSKTRARYYPGGGDIHVKIIADEESKKILGGQIIGVEEVLGRINMLAGMLYKGFTIDDVFFTEMGYLPAINRVWDPVIVAIRQLMKDD from the coding sequence ATGGAGAAGTTAGTTGTAATAGGTGGTGGAGCAGCAGGAATGAGTGCATCTTCTAAGGTTAGAAGATTAAAACCAGAGATGGATATCGAGGTATTTGAGTCAACGAGGTTCGTAAGTCATGCTCCGTGTGGAATACCATTTTTCATTGAGGGGCTTTTTGATGATGAAAGTTTATTCATGACATACACGCCCGAGTTCTTCAAAGAAAAGAGGAAAATAGACGTTAAAACAGGTATAAAAATAACTGAAATTGACTTCTCAGGAAGAACTATTTATGGAGAAACTGCTAATAAAGAAAAGATAAAGAGAGAATATGATTACTTACTCTTAAGTACAGGAGCTAAGCCTAAGAAAGTGGAGACTGAGGGCAATGAGAGAGTGTTTTATGTTCATCATCCTGCTGACGCCTTAGAATTAAGAAAGCAACTATGGTCATTAAATACTGTAGCCATCATAGGTGGAGGTATACTAGGACTTGAAATGGTTGAAGCATTGGTTGAAAGGGGAAAGAAGGTCATACTGATACATAAGGGAGACTATCTTCTCAATAGAAGTTTAGATAATGAATTAGGCAAGATTATCACAAGTATTGTGATGAAGGATGCAGAGGTTAAGCTTAATGAAAGATTGGAGGTAATAAAGAGAGGGGGAAGGTTAGTAGTTACAGACAAAGGAAATTATGAGGTAGACGGGACAATAGTCGCAATAGGTGTTGAGCCTAATGTTGACCTTGTTAAAGGTAAGTTAGCCCTAGGAGATACAGGAGCAATAAAAGTTGATGGACATATGAGAACCACTCTAAAAGATGTTTACTCTGCTGGAGATAACACGGAGATTATAAACCTACTTACGGGTAGACCCCATTGGGTACCCTTTGCTCCAGTTGCCAATAAAATGGGTTATGTAGCTGGAAGTAATATAGGAGGGAGGGAAATGACATTCCCCGGTACAGTTAACACTCAAGTTACTAAATATAAGGACTACTACATAGCTAGGGTTGGATTAAATGAGGAGGAAGCTAGAAAACATGGTTTCCATGTTATATCCGCTTCAATTAACAGTAAAACGAGGGCAAGATATTATCCAGGAGGAGGTGATATACATGTTAAAATTATTGCAGATGAAGAAAGTAAGAAGATATTAGGCGGGCAGATAATTGGAGTAGAGGAAGTTTTAGGTAGAATAAATATGCTAGCCGGGATGTTATATAAGGGTTTCACAATTGATGACGTGTTTTTCACTGAGATGGGCTATTTACCAGCAATAAATAGAGTCTGGGATCCTGTTATTGTAGCCATAAGACAGTTGATGAAGGACGATTAG